One part of the Phoenix dactylifera cultivar Barhee BC4 chromosome 4, palm_55x_up_171113_PBpolish2nd_filt_p, whole genome shotgun sequence genome encodes these proteins:
- the LOC103720534 gene encoding SWR1-complex protein 4: MDAKDILGLPKNSFPAAQEKKPRPPKDSQRKPDGVSREVYALTGGMAPLMPSIEVSHLKKRPNSEKEKITWQWLSFTSSARTDNLQLYHWVRVVNGVPPTGDYSFAKYNKSVDILRYTDEEYEKHLIDPMWTKEETDQLFDLCERFDLRFIVIADRFPSSRSVEELKSRYYSVNRALLIARAPSPSDVSGHPLVKEPYNMVHEIERKRALSAVLSQTKQQERRDAEILAEAKRIMESRMASKSAEDAEMPVNPTGNETEKATAPAESVSPSTNIHPSSSTAAPATATTESASTPASLRMLRVYLRTHVLDQMVQAASSTAGLRTIKRVDQTLQDLGVHVKPKVPTKAVCAEHLELRKEILTLLNLQKQLQNKEAEASANRDSSYAEAPSTPKRSYRADVDRPFVPDSVGFGGERAAKRDHKRKAPGRFIDAPPSPPQSKRPRKLKASD; the protein is encoded by the exons ATGGATGCGAAGGATATCCTCGGTCTCCCGAAGAATTCTTTTCCGGCAGCCCAGGAGAAGAAGCCTCGCCCCCCGAAGGATTCCCAAAGGAAGCCCGATGGCGTCTCCCGAGAG GTTTACGCTCTTACGGGAGGAATGGCGCCTCTCATGCCCTCCATCGAGGTCTCACACTTGAAGAAGCGGCCCAATTCGGAGAAAGAGAAG ATCACATGGCAGTGGCTTTCATTTACATCATCTGCAAGAACAGATAACTTGCAACTTTATCATTGG GTCAGGGTTGTAAATGGTGTTCCACCAACTGGTGATTACTCATTTGCTAAGTACAACAAG TCTGTGGACATTCTTAGGTATACGGATGAGGAATATGAAAAGCACTTGATTGATCCT ATGTGGACTAAGGAAGAAACAGATCAGTTATTTGATCTCTGCGAAAGATTTGATCTTCGCTTCATAGTGATAGCTGATAGGTTTCCATCATCTCGGAGTGTGGAGGAACTTAAGAGTCGCTATTATTCCG TGAACCGGGCACTTTTAATTGCTAGAGCACCCTCTCCTTCTGATGTTTCTGGACATCCACTAGTTAAG GAACCTTACAACATGGTTCATGAGATTGAAAGGAAACGTGCGTTGTCTGCTGTGCTCTCTCAAACAAAACAGCAGGAGCGCAGAGATGCTGAG ATCCTTGCCGAAGCTAAACGTATAATGGAGTCACGCATGGCTAGTAAA AGTGCTGAAGATGCCGAGATGCCAGTTAACCCAACTGGTAACGAAACTGAGAAGGCTACTGCACCTGCTGAATCTGTATCACCATCTACTAACATCCATCCATCGTCTTCAACTGCTGCACCCGCGACAGCCACAACAGAGAGTGCTTCAACTCCAGCTTCACTCCGGATG CTTCGCGTATACTTGAGAACCCATGTACTTGACCAAATGGTGCAAGCAGCAAGCTCAACTGCTGGTCTCAGGACTATCAAAAGGGTTGACCAGACTTTACAAGATCTTGGG GTTCATGTGAAACCGAAGGTCCCAACAAAAGCAGTTTGTGCAGAACATCTTGAATTGCGAAAAGAAATACTTACATTGCTCAACCTACAGAAACAG CTCCAAAATAAAGAGGCAGAAGCTTCGGCAAATCGTGATAGTTCATATGCTGAAGCACCAAGCACTCCTAAG CGTTCTTACCGCGCGGACGTTGACCGGCCATTCGTCCCTGATTCTGTTGGTTTTGGAG GTGAGAGAGCGGCTAAAAGGGACCACAAACGCAAG GCACCTGGAAGATTTATTGATGCACCACCATCGCCACCGCAATCCAAGAGGCCCCGGAAGTTGAAGGCTTCTGATTGA